The genomic stretch ACTAACTCTAATTTTTCCAATAACACAGCAAGTAGAACTGCTGGTGCTATTTTTAATAATGCAATTAACATAACTGTTATTAACTCTGTTTTTAATAATAATGTTGCTGGAATTGATGGTGGAGCTATAGAACATAGTGGTTCAAATTTAAAAATTATTAATTCCCGATTCACAAATAACAGAGCTAATAGTAGTGGTGGAGCAGTTTACAACTATGCAAGTGATCTAGAAGTTACTAACTCAAATTTTACAAATAATACATCCCTTGCTCCAGATAGTTGGGGAGGTGGTGCTATATATAGTACTGGAGGAAATAAAGTCATTATAAACAGTTCCAAATTTACTAATAACAAAGCCACTAGCTATGGAGGAGCTATAGACATATATTATGGAGATAATATAACAGTCACAAACTCTGAATTCAATGAAAATAATGCCAGTTATGGAGGAGCTATTTTTAATACTGCAGGCACTAAATTCCTAATAAATAGCTCTAAATTTAACAAAAACAAGGCAAGTAATGATGGTGGAGCAATTTACAACTACTATACCGAAGAAATGAATGTTGTTGATTCAAATTTCACAGAAAATACAGCAAAAGGTTATGGAGGAGTTATATTTAATGATGCCATGATGAAACTTTCAGGAAATATAATGGAAAACAATAATGCTATTTTAGGAAAAGAAATTTACAATAACGGATCTATGGGAATATTAAAACTTAAATATCTCAATAATTCAACAATAAAAGTTAATAATAAAACTAAGATTAATATATATGCTACTTTAACCGATGATATGGGTAATAGTATTACTGGTCAAAATATATCATTCTATGTTAATGGAGAATATATTGGAGTTTCTGATGTTATTGAAGGTTATGCAACTATAAAATATACAGTTATTGGAAATAAAAATGATAATTTACAAGTTACTGGTAATTATAGTGGTCATGATACATATGCAATAAACATAGCAAATGGTATGATTTTAATAGTTGCAAATCAAACAAACCACACTAATAATACAAACCATAGCAATATAAATAATGAAAACAACACTACAAATCAAAATAGCAATAACATTGCAAATGCAAAAATGAAAGAAACTGGAATACCAACAACAATAATTTTAGTGTTAGTAAGTCTAGTAGGTTCAATTCTAATTAAAAGAAAAAAATAGACAATAATACAAATGATAATATTTTAAATGTTCTGAAGGAATTTGATTCCTTCAATTAAATTTTTTTATTTATTATTACTTTTTAAATTATGTATTAAAAATATTTAGTATTATTTATTAAAATCATTATATCACAATATAAAAAAATTAAGGATCAATTAATAAATAAAAAAAACAAATAATAAATAAAAAAAAGGGAATAAAAACCCCAAAAATATCTAATTTTTTAAAATGGTTATATAAACTATTTTTTAACCCTAACTATTATAACAGAAGTTATTAATATTAATAACAATACAAAAATAGGTAAACCTGACTTTTTCATACCTGCACTAACATTATTATCTGT from Methanobrevibacter arboriphilus JCM 13429 = DSM 1125 encodes the following:
- a CDS encoding right-handed parallel beta-helix repeat-containing protein; the protein is MITITISTLLLISLSSTSAAEHNITNSTVGGLNKTVAESTDGDWINLENGIYTDNITNIIIDKNLTIKGESRENTILNAQQLGRIFYINPGNTLTLINITIINGYANSGGAIFNNGGKITLTNCNFSNNTANDGSGGAIFNSGPNMEVTNSNFSNNTASRTAGAIFNNAINITVINSVFNNNVAGIDGGAIEHSGSNLKIINSRFTNNRANSSGGAVYNYASDLEVTNSNFTNNTSLAPDSWGGGAIYSTGGNKVIINSSKFTNNKATSYGGAIDIYYGDNITVTNSEFNENNASYGGAIFNTAGTKFLINSSKFNKNKASNDGGAIYNYYTEEMNVVDSNFTENTAKGYGGVIFNDAMMKLSGNIMENNNAILGKEIYNNGSMGILKLKYLNNSTIKVNNKTKINIYATLTDDMGNSITGQNISFYVNGEYIGVSDVIEGYATIKYTVIGNKNDNLQVTGNYSGHDTYAINIANGMILIVANQTNHTNNTNHSNINNENNTTNQNSNNIANAKMKETGIPTTIILVLVSLVGSILIKRKK